A genomic region of Eucalyptus grandis isolate ANBG69807.140 chromosome 5, ASM1654582v1, whole genome shotgun sequence contains the following coding sequences:
- the LOC104445025 gene encoding LOW QUALITY PROTEIN: probable WRKY transcription factor 65 (The sequence of the model RefSeq protein was modified relative to this genomic sequence to represent the inferred CDS: deleted 1 base in 1 codon): protein MHGSFQSGSFMTEHDDNGSSPENSIGESPPWPSRYGDTMKTGPTATSPKRSRRGMQKRVVSIPIKDVEGSRLKGEGAPPPSDSWAWRKYGQKPIKGSPYPRGYYRCSSSKGCPARKQVERSREDPTMLLITYSCEHNHPWPAAKNNHHHLNHQNSSAVTSAVEDKPKMPANLPNPEAEPEPPEPELEPDPEPEEKFPDMSDESVLMCATDEFSWFMDMPTTSSTILESPIFTESGNNSASKGAAIDADMAMFFPMREEDESLFADLGELPECSVVLRHGRSGGVSTQVQIC, encoded by the exons ATGCATGGAAGTTTTCAAAGCGGCTCGTTCATGACCGAGCATGACGATAATGGAAGCTCGCCAGAGAATAGCATTGGAGAGTCACCGCCATGGCCTAGCAGATATGGCGATACGATGAAGACCGGCCCCACGGCAACATCTCCTAAGAGGAG TAGGAGAGGTATGCAGAAGAGAGTGGTTTCGATTCCGATCAAGGACGTGGAAGGCTCTCGGCTCAAGGGCGAGGGCGCGCCGCCGCCATCCGACTCATGGGCGTGGAGGAAGTATGGCCAGAAGCCCATCAAGGGCTCTCCATATCCAAG GGGATATTATAGGTGTAGTAGTTCGAAGGGATGCCCAGCCCGGAAACAGGTGGAGCGCAGCCGCGAAGACCCCACCATGCTCCTCATCACCTACTCTTGCGAGCACAACCACCCTTGGCCCGCTGCGAAGAACAACCACCACCATCTCAATCACCAAAACTCCTCCGCCGTGACCAGTGCCGTCGAAGACAAGCCCAAAATGCCTGCCAATCTACCCAATCCAGAAGCCGAGCCCGAGCCT CCCGAGCCCGAGCTAGAGCCCGATCCTGAACCCGAAGAGAAGTTTCCAGACATGAGCGACGAATCGGTGCTCATGTGCGCTACGGACGAGTTCAGCTGGTTCATGGACATGCCGACGACGTCGTCCACGATTTTGGAGAGCCCCATTTTTACAGAGAGCGGCAACAATAGCGCCAGCAAGGGCGCGGCCATAGACGCGGACATGGCCATGTTTTTCCCGATGAGAGAAGAGGACGAGTCGTTGT